A section of the Brevundimonas sp. AJA228-03 genome encodes:
- the hfaB gene encoding holdfast anchoring protein HfaB encodes MTRGILIAVLMTSSIVSGCASTKFDPATGLYAAPVGGAPATANATPLTPALTCLADTAAGLRIAAPRLAVGEIADLTGKLDLETGRRVTQGASLFAVTALGRAGVPLVERADQTVAQVERTYATAQVLSDAPTGAGESPGPLRPVSAGQIAGSRYYLVGGITELNYNIESSGGQLGVGAINPEDPKTILGGSRFVMNVAIDLRLVDSISQEVVAIAAYQKQIVGREIRAGVFDIFGGVAVDLSGGRSALEPLQLGVRALIERGVFDVSAELYGLTGSTCLPADQTVDTSGGYRRLRAFSAPLPIADPVAPTISVAAETRQAPAAVQGVTNVAGMAPRSIVGLASRGSGAEALGPAVSNAPDRVAVPGTMVRPRLDPNGWRVRRETAPRTETGLDTRPFNPGQEANEGARPEVMDRNRQPFSSPGRLRAGG; translated from the coding sequence GTGACTCGCGGCATCCTGATCGCCGTCCTGATGACGTCCTCGATTGTTTCGGGATGCGCGTCGACGAAATTTGATCCCGCCACCGGCCTCTATGCCGCGCCGGTCGGGGGTGCTCCGGCGACCGCCAATGCCACGCCCCTGACGCCGGCCCTGACCTGCCTCGCTGATACCGCCGCCGGCCTGCGCATCGCCGCGCCCCGCCTGGCGGTCGGCGAAATCGCGGATCTCACCGGCAAGCTGGATCTCGAGACGGGCCGCCGGGTGACCCAGGGGGCCTCGCTGTTCGCTGTCACGGCCCTGGGCCGGGCCGGGGTTCCGCTGGTCGAGCGGGCGGACCAGACGGTCGCCCAGGTCGAACGCACCTATGCCACCGCCCAGGTCCTTTCCGATGCCCCGACCGGGGCCGGCGAATCCCCCGGACCGTTGCGCCCGGTTAGTGCCGGCCAGATCGCCGGCTCGCGCTACTACCTCGTCGGCGGCATCACCGAGCTCAACTACAATATCGAGTCATCGGGCGGGCAGCTGGGCGTGGGGGCCATCAACCCCGAGGACCCCAAGACAATCCTCGGCGGTTCCCGCTTCGTCATGAATGTGGCGATTGACCTGCGGTTGGTGGATTCCATCTCCCAGGAGGTGGTGGCGATCGCCGCCTATCAGAAACAGATCGTCGGCCGCGAGATTCGCGCCGGTGTGTTCGACATCTTCGGCGGTGTGGCCGTCGACCTGTCGGGCGGGCGAAGTGCTCTGGAGCCGCTACAGCTCGGGGTACGCGCCCTCATCGAGCGCGGCGTCTTTGATGTGTCAGCTGAGCTCTACGGCCTGACAGGCTCGACCTGTCTCCCGGCTGACCAGACCGTCGATACCTCGGGAGGTTATCGCCGTCTTCGGGCATTCTCGGCGCCTCTCCCGATCGCCGATCCCGTTGCACCGACGATATCGGTCGCGGCCGAAACACGACAGGCTCCGGCAGCCGTTCAGGGCGTGACGAACGTCGCGGGCATGGCTCCACGCTCAATCGTGGGGTTGGCCTCGCGGGGGTCCGGAGCCGAGGCCCTCGGCCCGGCCGTTTCAAACGCCCCCGACCGGGTCGCTGTGCCCGGGACCATGGTCCGGCCACGCCTCGATCCAAACGGCTGGAGGGTCCGCCGGGAGACGGCTCCCAGGACAGAGACAGGGCTGGACACTCGCCCATTCAATCCGGGCCAGGAAGCGAACGAAGGCGCACGGCCCGAAGTCATGGACCGCAACAGGCAGCCGTTCTCGAGCCCGGGACGATTGCGAGCCGGTGGCTAG
- a CDS encoding type II secretion system protein GspJ, protein MALFALIGIAGFTLLDGVLRTQGATETRLARMAEIQRAMLVVSTDLDQITGELAGSADTLSLQKTNLSGEVVNVRYALDNGTLVRTVGGETGERRQVLIEDVSAVRWTFHRRRGDWLEGWPLQPEIALTTEMASPNDGSTAVALDLTLNGLDAKPGATLRRVASIPLMEPPEPVASARQ, encoded by the coding sequence ATGGCCCTGTTCGCCCTGATCGGCATCGCGGGCTTCACCCTGCTGGACGGGGTGCTGCGGACACAGGGCGCGACCGAGACCCGGCTGGCGCGGATGGCAGAGATTCAGCGCGCCATGCTGGTCGTCTCGACCGACCTCGACCAGATCACCGGGGAACTCGCCGGATCGGCCGACACCCTGTCGTTGCAGAAAACCAACCTGTCCGGCGAGGTCGTCAATGTGCGCTATGCGCTCGACAACGGAACCCTGGTCCGGACTGTGGGGGGGGAGACGGGCGAGCGTCGTCAGGTGCTGATCGAGGATGTGTCCGCCGTGCGCTGGACTTTCCATCGACGGCGCGGGGACTGGCTGGAAGGGTGGCCGCTGCAGCCGGAGATCGCATTGACGACAGAGATGGCGAGCCCGAACGACGGGAGCACCGCCGTCGCGCTGGATCTGACGCTGAACGGGCTGGACGCAAAACCGGGCGCGACGCTTCGTCGTGTCGCTTCCATTCCGCTGATGGAGCCGCCGGAGCCTGTCGCTTCCGCGCGCCAATAG
- a CDS encoding type II secretion system F family protein → MPVYAFQAVDTEGKPHKGTVEAASDVGARQLVRDRGLLPTGVALAGERRKTDLSRGIVIFQRGISSRTLSAVTRQLSTLIGSDIRIEEALRIAAQQTAGQPVGFVLTDVRSAILEGRSFASALARHPKVFPEYYRASIAAGEQSGRLSTVLAHLTEFVGNQEKARRKVQLALLYPALLAVVSLLMITLMMVYVVPDIVKVFVSRGAELPFLTRALIALSTFVQAFGLYVLIALGVAGVAWNRWLAIPANSRRFAEFLLKTPPFRTFVQHLNAARFAGSLATLVRSDVPLVEALQASAAVTPNRYARERAFLTAARVREGASLRRAMAEADVFPPLLLAIVAAGEQSGKLGHGLERAAQDLEQELDSLVQALVSLVEPGVLLVMGGIVLLMVLAILMPIVNLNNLAGL, encoded by the coding sequence ATGCCGGTCTATGCCTTCCAGGCGGTCGATACCGAGGGCAAACCCCACAAGGGCACGGTCGAAGCCGCCTCCGACGTCGGCGCGCGCCAGCTGGTCCGCGACCGGGGCCTCCTGCCCACCGGCGTCGCCCTGGCCGGAGAGCGCAGGAAGACCGATCTGTCCAGGGGCATCGTCATCTTCCAGAGGGGCATCAGCTCCAGGACCCTGTCCGCCGTCACCCGCCAGCTCTCGACCCTGATCGGATCGGACATCCGCATCGAGGAGGCGCTGCGCATCGCCGCCCAGCAGACAGCAGGCCAGCCCGTCGGCTTTGTCCTGACCGATGTGCGCTCCGCCATTCTCGAGGGTCGCAGCTTCGCCTCGGCCCTGGCCCGACATCCGAAGGTCTTCCCCGAATACTACCGCGCCTCGATTGCGGCGGGCGAACAGTCGGGCAGGCTGTCGACGGTTCTGGCCCATCTGACCGAGTTCGTCGGCAATCAGGAGAAGGCGCGCCGCAAGGTCCAGCTGGCCCTGCTGTATCCGGCACTGCTGGCCGTCGTGTCGCTGCTCATGATCACCCTGATGATGGTCTATGTGGTCCCCGATATCGTGAAAGTCTTTGTTTCGCGCGGGGCCGAGCTACCCTTCCTGACCCGCGCCCTGATCGCCCTGTCGACCTTCGTCCAGGCGTTCGGTCTCTACGTCCTGATCGCCCTCGGCGTGGCCGGGGTCGCCTGGAACCGCTGGCTGGCCATCCCGGCCAACAGCCGCCGCTTCGCCGAGTTCCTGCTGAAGACCCCACCGTTCCGCACCTTCGTCCAGCACCTGAACGCCGCCCGGTTCGCCGGGTCACTGGCGACCCTGGTCCGGTCCGACGTGCCTCTGGTAGAGGCGCTTCAGGCCTCGGCCGCCGTCACCCCCAACCGCTATGCCCGCGAACGTGCCTTTCTGACCGCGGCCCGCGTGCGCGAAGGGGCCTCACTGCGCCGCGCCATGGCGGAGGCCGACGTCTTCCCGCCCCTGCTGCTGGCGATCGTCGCAGCAGGCGAGCAATCGGGCAAGCTGGGCCACGGTCTGGAACGTGCGGCCCAGGATCTGGAGCAGGAACTGGACAGCCTGGTCCAGGCCCTGGTGTCCCTGGTCGAACCCGGCGTCCTGCTGGTCATGGGCGGCATCGTGCTTCTGATGGTGCTGGCCATCCTCATGCCGATCGTGAACCTCAACAACCTCGCCGGACTGTGA
- the gspE gene encoding type II secretion system ATPase GspE, giving the protein MSLAEDTTLAPATLAYGFARRRGAMILRGGDRPVCLHRRSATLETLLEVRRVNGGDIAFEAVDDDRFDAVLREQTGSEATPASDYAASEDDLAALAEDAAAVDDLLDSRDDAPVVRLINALLLQAIRDGASDIHIEAEEKRLIVRFRIDGVLREVLEPARALAPLLVSRIKVMARLDIAEKRVPHDGRVTLRIGGLDVDVRVSTIPSQHGERVVLRLLDRGSTSLDLAQLGMSDRDLDTFERMITRPHGVILVTGPTGSGKTTTLYSALTRLNDRRRNIMTVEDPIEYALDGIGQMQVNARIDLTFARGLRAILRQDPDVIMVGEIRDHETAEVAVRASMTGHLMLSTLHTNTAVGSVTRLIDMGVERYLLAPMLSGLIAQRLVRRLCPHCKAPADATRSDSEVTGGLVPVGAHIFRPVGCSECRGEGYRGRLGVYEVIEVDQAMQQAIHDGAAEADLIRLARQRGPGLLEDGAAKAMAGETSIQEVARVVREDV; this is encoded by the coding sequence ATGAGCCTCGCCGAAGACACCACCCTCGCCCCCGCCACCCTCGCCTACGGTTTCGCCCGGCGGCGCGGAGCCATGATCCTGCGCGGGGGAGACCGCCCGGTCTGCCTGCACCGCCGCTCGGCGACGCTGGAGACCCTGCTGGAGGTCCGCCGCGTCAATGGCGGCGACATCGCCTTCGAGGCCGTGGACGACGACCGGTTCGACGCCGTCCTGCGCGAACAGACCGGCAGCGAGGCTACCCCCGCTTCCGACTATGCCGCGTCCGAGGACGACCTCGCCGCCCTGGCCGAGGACGCCGCCGCCGTCGACGACCTGCTGGACAGCCGCGACGACGCGCCGGTCGTGCGCTTGATCAACGCCCTGCTGCTGCAGGCCATCCGGGACGGGGCCTCGGACATCCATATCGAGGCCGAAGAAAAACGGCTGATCGTCCGCTTCCGCATCGACGGAGTCCTGCGCGAGGTCCTCGAACCCGCCCGCGCCCTGGCCCCCTTGCTGGTCAGCCGCATCAAGGTCATGGCCCGCCTCGACATCGCCGAGAAGCGCGTCCCGCACGACGGCCGTGTCACCCTGCGCATCGGCGGGCTCGACGTCGACGTCCGGGTCTCGACCATTCCGTCCCAGCACGGGGAGCGGGTCGTCCTGCGTCTCCTCGACCGGGGCTCGACCAGCCTCGATCTCGCCCAACTGGGCATGAGCGACCGCGACCTCGACACGTTCGAGCGGATGATCACGCGCCCGCACGGCGTCATCCTGGTCACCGGCCCCACCGGCTCCGGCAAGACCACGACCCTCTATTCCGCCCTGACCCGTCTGAACGACCGCCGCCGCAACATCATGACGGTCGAGGATCCGATCGAATATGCCCTGGACGGGATCGGCCAGATGCAGGTGAATGCCCGCATCGACCTGACCTTCGCCCGCGGCCTGCGCGCCATCCTGCGTCAGGACCCCGACGTCATCATGGTGGGCGAGATCCGCGATCACGAGACGGCCGAGGTCGCCGTGCGCGCCTCCATGACCGGCCACCTGATGCTGTCCACCCTGCATACCAATACGGCGGTCGGCAGCGTGACCCGGCTGATCGACATGGGCGTGGAGCGCTATCTGCTGGCCCCCATGCTGTCCGGCCTGATCGCCCAACGACTGGTGCGTCGCCTCTGCCCCCACTGCAAGGCCCCGGCTGATGCCACCCGGAGCGACTCGGAGGTGACCGGCGGCCTGGTCCCCGTCGGGGCCCACATCTTCCGCCCCGTCGGCTGTTCCGAATGCCGGGGCGAGGGCTACAGGGGTCGGCTCGGCGTCTATGAGGTCATCGAAGTCGACCAGGCCATGCAGCAGGCCATCCATGACGGTGCCGCCGAGGCCGATCTGATCCGCCTCGCCCGCCAGCGCGGCCCCGGCCTGCTCGAGGACGGCGCCGCCAAGGCCATGGCGGGCGAGACATCCATCCAGGAAGTCGCGCGCGTCGTCCGCGAGGACGTCTGA
- the gspM gene encoding type II secretion system protein GspM: MKAPVLLNRASPALDAATAWYAGRSRREQILLAVLGGLLTVAVLWLLILRPLLDARATAIDRIAAYETVMVRIRTAGPIAPTAASLSGPLETAIPAQAATFGIIPASVTPDGDAATVTVTEARYDSVIPWLAGLEASGATLSSVRIDRGSQAGAVNVSVRVQP; this comes from the coding sequence ATGAAGGCCCCTGTCCTCCTGAACCGCGCCTCACCCGCGCTCGATGCCGCCACCGCCTGGTATGCGGGCCGGTCCCGACGCGAGCAGATTCTGCTGGCGGTGTTGGGTGGCCTCCTGACCGTGGCGGTCCTGTGGCTCTTGATCCTGCGGCCGCTGCTCGATGCGCGCGCTACCGCGATCGACCGCATCGCCGCCTATGAGACCGTCATGGTCCGCATCCGCACCGCCGGGCCGATCGCACCGACCGCCGCAAGCCTGTCCGGCCCGCTGGAAACCGCTATCCCGGCCCAGGCCGCGACCTTCGGAATCATTCCCGCCAGCGTCACCCCCGACGGCGACGCCGCGACCGTGACGGTGACCGAGGCCCGCTACGACAGCGTCATCCCCTGGCTGGCCGGTCTGGAAGCCTCAGGTGCCACCCTGTCATCCGTCCGCATCGACCGGGGCAGCCAGGCCGGTGCGGTCAACGTATCAGTCCGCGTCCAGCCATGA
- the gspL gene encoding type II secretion system protein GspL yields MDRSYSGPTTVLVPSEDVLTVVVDLPFATRAQRIAALPFALEDAVAEPLATLHFALGTEVAPRRHIAGVVRHARMQGWIALLTEADLDPAVLMPDAMALPMPPEGVWVVRIDGDRCLVRTDNGVGFALPLSALDGAWTAAGRPRLIPLGDTLPATFAGAVKADAIHSGTTGEPVIVLPPLDLRQGAYAATRATSASVLPGLALVAGIGVMAHIALLGLDAVLLDRMADRKEAEARAVLQAIAPATTPDEDVVAAADRIVPNAGSGVRPFTRLLARTSGALPGAGAVAFNSATYAPGSLDLDVVVSDASTLDRAVQALTASGLTASGALSDVDAATATSGLNATLGVATGSTG; encoded by the coding sequence GTGGACAGATCTTATTCCGGACCCACCACGGTTCTGGTGCCGTCGGAAGACGTTCTGACCGTCGTGGTCGATCTGCCCTTCGCCACCCGCGCCCAGCGGATCGCCGCGCTTCCGTTCGCTCTGGAGGACGCCGTCGCCGAGCCCCTGGCCACACTTCATTTCGCGCTCGGGACCGAGGTCGCACCGCGCCGTCATATCGCCGGTGTCGTCCGCCACGCTCGTATGCAGGGCTGGATCGCCCTGTTGACCGAAGCCGATCTGGACCCCGCCGTCCTGATGCCGGACGCCATGGCCCTGCCCATGCCGCCGGAAGGCGTCTGGGTCGTTCGCATCGACGGCGATCGCTGCCTGGTCCGAACCGATAACGGGGTCGGCTTCGCCCTGCCGCTGTCGGCGCTCGACGGAGCCTGGACCGCGGCCGGGCGTCCCCGCCTCATCCCGCTCGGCGACACCCTGCCCGCCACCTTCGCCGGAGCGGTCAAGGCCGACGCGATACATTCCGGCACGACGGGTGAACCGGTGATAGTCCTGCCGCCGCTGGACCTCCGCCAGGGTGCCTACGCCGCCACCCGCGCCACATCTGCCTCGGTCCTGCCTGGCCTGGCCCTGGTCGCCGGGATCGGTGTCATGGCCCACATCGCCCTGCTCGGCCTCGACGCCGTCCTGCTGGACCGGATGGCCGACCGCAAGGAGGCAGAGGCCCGCGCCGTGCTTCAGGCCATCGCCCCGGCCACCACCCCCGACGAGGACGTCGTCGCCGCTGCCGACCGCATCGTCCCCAATGCGGGGTCGGGCGTCCGGCCCTTCACCCGCCTGCTGGCCCGGACCTCCGGTGCCCTGCCGGGGGCCGGTGCCGTCGCATTCAACAGCGCCACCTATGCGCCCGGCAGCCTCGACCTTGACGTGGTGGTCTCCGATGCGTCGACGCTCGATCGCGCCGTCCAGGCCCTGACCGCAAGCGGCCTGACCGCGTCGGGTGCCCTCTCCGACGTTGACGCCGCCACAGCCACCAGCGGTCTGAACGCGACACTCGGGGTCGCGACCGGAAGCACGGGATGA
- the gspG gene encoding type II secretion system major pseudopilin GspG: MITLSERHRAAAPRRDRRAGLTLVEMIVVLAIIAVVAVLIVPNVIGRPDQARVTVAKTDLKTIATALRVYRLDNGDYPTTEQGLKALVTKPTSPPEPLSYAADGYLPEVPTDPWGKAYIYRSPGTGGAYDLLSYGKDGKEGGDELDADLSDKTR; encoded by the coding sequence ATGATTACTTTGTCAGAACGTCATCGAGCAGCGGCGCCACGCCGGGATCGCCGGGCGGGCCTGACGCTGGTCGAGATGATCGTGGTCCTGGCCATCATCGCTGTGGTGGCCGTCCTGATCGTGCCCAACGTCATCGGCCGTCCGGATCAGGCGCGGGTGACCGTAGCCAAGACGGATCTGAAGACGATCGCGACGGCGCTGCGGGTCTATCGACTGGACAATGGCGATTATCCGACCACGGAGCAAGGACTGAAGGCGCTGGTTACAAAGCCAACGTCGCCACCGGAACCGCTGTCCTATGCGGCCGACGGATACCTGCCGGAGGTGCCAACCGACCCGTGGGGCAAGGCCTATATCTATCGCAGTCCCGGCACGGGCGGGGCCTACGATCTTTTGTCCTATGGCAAGGACGGCAAGGAAGGCGGCGACGAGCTCGATGCCGACCTGAGCGACAAGACGCGCTGA
- a CDS encoding GspH/FimT family pseudopilin: MVRVGGHIDGLCKARRSGMTLVEILVVLAIVGVMAGVVTLGVGLGDRGLGVESEANRLADRLRLAADEVLTTRRPLELAFDAEGYGFVRGDGQADRVVDALAERHRLPEGVRMTGLGVSSPVTIDPDGAQPVAAFGLARGDQRWRVEFDGLNAVARPVADAAA, encoded by the coding sequence ATGGTCCGTGTCGGGGGACACATCGACGGTCTTTGCAAGGCCCGCCGGTCGGGCATGACGCTGGTCGAGATCCTTGTCGTGCTGGCCATCGTCGGCGTGATGGCCGGGGTGGTGACCCTGGGTGTCGGGCTGGGCGACCGGGGCCTTGGCGTCGAGAGCGAGGCGAACCGGCTGGCTGACCGATTGAGGCTGGCCGCGGACGAGGTGCTGACCACGCGGCGTCCGCTGGAGCTGGCGTTCGACGCCGAGGGTTATGGCTTCGTTCGAGGCGATGGCCAGGCGGACCGTGTGGTGGATGCCCTGGCGGAACGGCACCGGTTGCCTGAAGGCGTCCGCATGACGGGGCTGGGCGTATCCTCCCCCGTGACGATCGATCCCGACGGCGCCCAGCCGGTCGCGGCCTTCGGTCTGGCCAGGGGCGACCAACGTTGGCGGGTCGAGTTCGACGGGTTGAACGCGGTGGCACGCCCGGTGGCGGATGCTGCAGCATGA
- the gspI gene encoding type II secretion system minor pseudopilin GspI, translating into MKRSGYSLMEALVALFILAIATVGLTRATQSHVDGVRGLEQRVVAQWVAENRLVELNLEGTASSPDVSTVRMMDRDWSVRVARRATDDPDLVAVDVTVGPAGTTRDLVRLSGFVDRLSGLAS; encoded by the coding sequence ATGAAACGATCAGGCTATTCCCTGATGGAGGCGCTGGTGGCCCTGTTCATCCTGGCGATCGCGACCGTGGGTCTGACCCGTGCGACCCAGTCGCATGTCGACGGCGTGCGCGGGCTGGAGCAGCGGGTGGTGGCACAGTGGGTGGCAGAGAACCGGCTGGTGGAGCTCAACCTTGAAGGCACCGCGTCCTCGCCGGACGTCTCTACGGTGCGGATGATGGATCGCGACTGGTCGGTAAGGGTCGCGCGCCGGGCAACGGACGATCCCGATCTGGTGGCTGTCGACGTCACCGTGGGACCGGCCGGAACGACCCGGGATCTGGTCCGGCTGTCGGGCTTCGTCGATCGATTGTCGGGGCTGGCGTCGTGA
- a CDS encoding type II secretion system protein N, with protein sequence MSPDRRDEIALRVVSVVVVGSLALALAGLTWRLTGWDDGRSEVAVAESLPPPGAQAGGADADVARIVGLAPFGGGALSAGGLPASSLGLVLKGVLMAFPPGASTALISFGDGPAAIYGVGQSPTGNAVIEAIGVDHVILKVGETRERLDFPVPIVAAPPEGAAAPGAGITVAPVGTTPLSPQAQAALASASPIATAATASAAPPRAPVASTGPAPNVGQTAAMLGATASAGGYRIGANPSAELRRFGLQPGDVIETLNGQAVGDAASDQSLVNRARESGQATVVVVRGGRRLTLNLPLR encoded by the coding sequence GTGAGCCCGGACCGCAGGGACGAGATCGCGCTGAGGGTCGTCAGCGTCGTGGTTGTGGGTTCACTGGCCCTGGCCCTGGCCGGACTGACCTGGCGGCTGACGGGCTGGGACGACGGCCGGTCGGAAGTCGCTGTGGCTGAATCCCTGCCGCCGCCGGGCGCGCAGGCGGGCGGGGCCGATGCCGATGTGGCACGGATCGTCGGCCTGGCCCCGTTCGGGGGTGGAGCGCTTTCGGCAGGTGGCTTGCCGGCTTCCAGCCTTGGCCTGGTTCTGAAGGGCGTGCTGATGGCATTCCCGCCCGGCGCCTCCACAGCCCTGATTTCGTTCGGTGACGGGCCAGCGGCGATCTATGGTGTTGGCCAGTCCCCGACGGGAAATGCCGTGATCGAGGCCATCGGGGTCGATCATGTGATCCTGAAGGTCGGCGAAACACGGGAACGCCTCGACTTTCCCGTGCCGATCGTGGCTGCACCCCCGGAAGGGGCCGCAGCACCCGGGGCCGGGATCACGGTCGCTCCCGTCGGCACCACCCCGCTGTCGCCCCAGGCCCAGGCCGCCCTGGCCAGCGCGTCGCCAATCGCCACGGCGGCGACGGCCAGCGCCGCCCCACCGCGTGCGCCGGTCGCGTCGACCGGTCCCGCGCCGAATGTCGGACAGACCGCGGCCATGCTGGGGGCCACCGCCAGCGCCGGGGGCTATCGGATCGGGGCCAATCCCTCGGCCGAGCTGCGCCGCTTTGGCCTGCAGCCCGGAGATGTGATCGAGACCCTGAACGGCCAGGCCGTCGGCGATGCGGCCAGTGACCAGTCGCTGGTCAACCGCGCACGCGAGTCTGGTCAGGCCACCGTTGTCGTCGTTCGGGGCGGTCGTCGCCTGACCCTCAACCTTCCCCTTCGCTAG
- the gspD gene encoding type II secretion system secretin GspD, whose amino-acid sequence MKKILRLSTTSLLALTLVAGPAAPVTMAATTGGQSVAPVPVAMQDVVINMRGADIKDVAEQVSRITGRTLVLDPQVQGQVNVVSAEPLSRNGVWELFLSVLRTSGFAAVRSGNVWRVVPQATVVQSGASETGAAVSNQQIITRLIRLRNLPSDQAVRALRPLVSSFGAIEAITEPNGVVVTDYAENIRRVQQLALTLDNGGGSSFDSIALRYANATEVAESVGALLGSDAGGPRITADERSNVLLIRGDAPDLAQARSIVAALDTPGGATPVTRVVRLRNSDAESITEIVRGLLGGEPSATNPVARSLRQETGLASLSANNRDAAAQAASAISSSGEAGATPLPSSSGSASRPGAFTLEGVTVQASPELNAVVMRGPPATVEMLEDVISQLDLRRAQVKIEVAIVEITGELGEQIGAQLAVGGAVPDEGLVGGTSFSNAGNDLGIVLTALGYPTGRLLGQGLSLAAGSEGDFGLLLQALGTNSAANLLSAPSVTVLDNDPAEIVVGQNVPFRTGSFATDGNSTNPFTTISREDVGLTLRVIPRVHEGGVVKLEVSQEVSSLVTTNVAGAADLVTNRRSIQTSALADDGQTIVLGGLVVDDRMSNNSRVPGLSSIPLVGNAFRSRRDSQTRRTLFIFLKPTILRTSEDVAASARESFDRLRANEPVRVDPTRPPPIARDPRLPNEVDDVF is encoded by the coding sequence GTGAAAAAAATCCTCCGCCTGTCCACGACGAGCCTCCTCGCCCTGACGCTGGTCGCGGGACCTGCGGCGCCCGTCACCATGGCGGCGACGACCGGAGGCCAGTCGGTCGCGCCCGTGCCCGTCGCCATGCAGGACGTGGTCATCAACATGCGCGGGGCCGACATCAAGGATGTGGCTGAACAGGTGTCGCGGATCACCGGCCGGACCCTGGTTCTGGACCCGCAGGTTCAGGGTCAGGTCAATGTCGTCTCGGCCGAGCCTCTGAGCCGCAACGGCGTGTGGGAGCTGTTCCTGTCGGTGCTGCGAACCTCGGGCTTCGCGGCCGTGCGCAGCGGCAACGTCTGGCGCGTCGTGCCCCAGGCCACTGTGGTCCAGAGCGGCGCATCCGAGACAGGGGCGGCCGTCTCGAACCAGCAGATCATCACCCGTCTGATCCGGCTGCGGAACCTGCCGAGCGACCAGGCGGTACGGGCGCTCCGGCCGCTTGTGTCCTCGTTCGGGGCGATCGAGGCGATCACCGAGCCGAATGGCGTGGTCGTGACCGACTATGCCGAGAACATCCGGCGCGTGCAGCAGCTGGCCTTGACGCTCGACAATGGCGGCGGATCCAGCTTCGACAGCATTGCCCTGCGGTACGCCAATGCGACGGAGGTCGCCGAGTCGGTCGGAGCCCTGCTGGGGTCGGACGCCGGCGGGCCACGCATAACGGCAGACGAGCGATCCAATGTGCTTTTGATACGGGGCGATGCTCCGGACCTGGCCCAGGCCCGGTCGATCGTCGCCGCGCTGGACACCCCCGGCGGGGCGACCCCGGTGACGCGGGTCGTGCGTCTGAGGAACTCGGACGCAGAATCCATCACGGAGATCGTGCGGGGATTGCTGGGGGGGGAGCCGTCAGCGACCAATCCGGTCGCGCGCTCGTTGCGCCAGGAGACGGGACTGGCCAGCCTGAGCGCCAACAATCGTGACGCAGCGGCCCAGGCGGCCAGCGCGATCTCGTCATCGGGCGAAGCAGGGGCGACCCCGCTGCCGTCTTCGTCGGGTTCGGCCAGCCGACCCGGTGCGTTCACTCTGGAAGGTGTCACGGTCCAGGCCTCGCCCGAGCTCAACGCCGTCGTCATGCGCGGCCCGCCGGCGACGGTCGAAATGCTGGAGGATGTGATCAGCCAGCTGGACCTGCGCCGCGCCCAGGTGAAGATCGAGGTCGCCATCGTCGAGATCACCGGCGAACTGGGCGAACAGATCGGGGCACAGCTGGCCGTCGGCGGTGCCGTGCCCGACGAGGGCCTTGTTGGTGGTACCAGCTTCTCGAACGCCGGCAACGACCTGGGGATCGTACTGACGGCCCTGGGCTATCCGACGGGTCGCCTGCTGGGGCAAGGGCTGTCTCTGGCGGCGGGTTCTGAAGGCGATTTCGGGCTGCTGCTCCAGGCCCTGGGGACCAACAGCGCCGCCAACCTGCTGTCCGCCCCCAGCGTCACAGTGCTGGACAACGATCCGGCCGAGATCGTGGTCGGTCAGAACGTCCCGTTCCGGACCGGCAGCTTTGCCACGGATGGTAACTCCACCAATCCCTTTACGACCATCAGCCGCGAGGACGTTGGCCTGACGCTCCGGGTCATTCCGCGCGTGCACGAGGGGGGCGTGGTCAAGCTGGAGGTCAGCCAGGAGGTCTCGTCGCTGGTCACAACCAATGTGGCGGGGGCGGCGGACCTGGTGACCAACCGGCGCAGCATCCAGACCTCGGCCCTCGCCGACGATGGACAGACCATCGTTCTGGGCGGGCTCGTGGTCGACGACCGGATGTCGAACAACAGCCGGGTGCCCGGACTCAGCAGCATCCCCCTGGTCGGCAACGCCTTCCGCTCGCGCCGCGACAGCCAGACGCGCCGGACGCTGTTCATTTTCCTCAAGCCGACGATCCTGAGGACCAGTGAGGATGTGGCCGCCTCGGCGCGCGAGAGCTTCGATCGATTGAGGGCAAACGAACCGGTTCGGGTCGATCCGACCCGGCCCCCGCCGATCGCTCGCGACCCACGCCTGCCGAACGAAGTCGACGACGTCTTCTAG